The following proteins are co-located in the Corynebacterium kalinowskii genome:
- a CDS encoding TlyA family RNA methyltransferase: protein MVARRRLDAELVRRKIARSREHATELIRGRHVYVAGILALKPATVVEPDVSIRVDEAANDDWASRGAHKLLGALEAFEPHGLSLKGKKVLDAGASTGGFTDVCLRRDAREVVSVDVGYGQLIWRLQNDDRVRVVDRTNIRHLTLEHTDGPCDAMVGDLSFISLELVLPAIVAALNDGAELLPMVKPQFEVGKDRLGNGGVVRSPELRAEVTTSVAMAAQQLGLSLKGVVASPLPGPSGNVEYFLWLVKDGGAAALSEEEVAAMVATAVEEGPQ from the coding sequence ATGGTAGCCAGGAGACGGCTCGATGCAGAGCTCGTACGTCGCAAAATCGCTCGCTCGCGGGAGCACGCCACGGAACTCATTCGTGGCAGGCACGTGTATGTCGCGGGCATTCTTGCGCTCAAACCCGCAACAGTGGTCGAGCCAGATGTCTCCATCCGCGTCGATGAAGCAGCAAACGACGATTGGGCATCCCGCGGCGCCCACAAACTACTCGGGGCGCTGGAAGCATTTGAACCGCATGGCCTGAGCCTTAAGGGAAAGAAAGTGCTGGACGCGGGTGCTTCTACCGGCGGCTTCACCGACGTCTGCCTGCGTCGCGACGCCCGCGAGGTAGTCTCCGTCGACGTCGGCTACGGCCAGCTCATCTGGCGCCTACAAAACGATGACCGCGTGCGCGTCGTCGACCGCACCAATATCCGCCACCTCACCCTCGAGCACACCGACGGCCCATGCGACGCGATGGTGGGCGACCTGTCGTTCATCTCGCTCGAGCTGGTGTTGCCGGCGATTGTGGCAGCGCTTAACGACGGCGCCGAGCTGCTTCCCATGGTCAAGCCCCAGTTTGAGGTCGGCAAGGATCGGCTTGGAAACGGAGGCGTGGTGCGCAGCCCAGAGCTGCGCGCAGAGGTGACGACGTCTGTGGCAATGGCAGCGCAGCAGCTCGGGCTGAGCCTCAAAGGGGTTGTGGCCTCGCCACTGCCGGGGCCATCGGGCAACGTTGAATACTTCTTGTGGCTGGTCAAAGACGGTGGCGCAGCTGCGCTATCGGAGGAAGAAGTGGCCGCGATGGTGGCGACCGCAGTTGAGGAAGGACCCCAATAA